The proteins below are encoded in one region of Neoasaia chiangmaiensis:
- a CDS encoding LapA family protein, which translates to MLRLLVIVLFLVVLITFALSNPDPESLWVVSYGWQLSIGVLTLGVGVASFLIGAFVMWIGELRQRSRARRAESQVRKLESQLIDLHQQLGRYTAATPATATETPAAYPAATPGI; encoded by the coding sequence ATGCTGCGCCTTCTTGTCATCGTGCTATTTCTGGTCGTGCTGATTACTTTCGCGCTCAGCAACCCGGATCCGGAATCCTTGTGGGTCGTGTCCTATGGCTGGCAACTGTCGATCGGCGTCCTGACGCTGGGCGTGGGCGTTGCGAGTTTCCTGATCGGCGCGTTCGTCATGTGGATCGGCGAACTCCGACAGCGCAGCCGCGCCCGACGCGCCGAGAGCCAGGTCCGCAAGCTTGAATCCCAACTGATCGACCTGCATCAGCAGCTCGGCCGTTATACGGCGGCAACACCAGCCACGGCGACCGAGACACCTGCCGCCTACCCTGCCGCCACGCCTGGAATCTGA
- a CDS encoding flavin reductase: MTPNSSNPAPATKAAFRDAMSLLGAPVVVVTTDGPAGRHGLTVSAICSVSDTPPTVLVCLNRTNRSHEAFLANRTIGISILAAHHDDIASAFAGGTPGTDRFDHGVWRPAPHGAPLLEGALIGLDCTLDVIQSSGSHDVLFCRVENIFQHPDRTESRASGPLHALAWFARRFHMLPLAHPASKTDTK, translated from the coding sequence ATGACGCCTAACTCGAGCAATCCTGCGCCCGCAACCAAAGCAGCCTTCCGCGACGCGATGAGCCTGCTGGGCGCGCCTGTCGTTGTGGTGACGACGGATGGTCCTGCCGGACGTCACGGCCTTACCGTCTCGGCCATCTGCAGTGTCAGCGATACGCCACCCACGGTTCTGGTTTGCCTCAACCGGACAAACCGCTCCCACGAAGCTTTCCTTGCAAACCGCACGATCGGCATCAGCATCCTGGCCGCCCATCATGACGACATCGCATCCGCCTTTGCTGGCGGCACGCCGGGAACGGATCGCTTCGATCATGGCGTCTGGCGTCCTGCGCCGCATGGCGCGCCGCTGCTTGAGGGCGCGCTGATCGGCCTCGACTGTACGCTGGACGTCATCCAGAGCTCCGGCAGTCATGACGTGCTGTTCTGTCGTGTGGAAAACATTTTCCAGCACCCGGACCGTACGGAGAGCCGGGCTTCCGGCCCGCTCCATGCCCTGGCGTGGTTCGCGCGGCGGTTCCATATGCTTCCCCTCGCCCATCCAGCCTCGAAAACCGATACGAAGTAG
- a CDS encoding phosphoribosylanthranilate isomerase, which produces MTIGVKICGLTEENGLHAAIDSGADWIGFVFFPRSPRFVSIRRATELVQKIPAGGPARVGLFVKASDDDIASVLTDVELDVLQIYDTPQRAEAIRRRFGLPVWQACGITRSEDLPQATVLDGFVIEARAGSQATRPGGNGQTFDWRLTRDWPAPATWLLAGGLTPANVGTAIAQSGAQAVDVSSGVEASLGVKDPALIRKFIQAARGSCLPAGN; this is translated from the coding sequence ATGACCATAGGCGTGAAAATCTGCGGGCTGACGGAAGAAAACGGGCTTCATGCCGCCATTGACTCTGGCGCGGACTGGATCGGCTTTGTGTTCTTTCCACGTTCGCCGCGCTTCGTTTCCATACGCCGCGCCACGGAACTGGTGCAAAAGATACCGGCAGGCGGGCCGGCGCGTGTCGGCCTGTTCGTCAAGGCCTCCGACGATGACATCGCCAGCGTCCTGACCGATGTCGAACTCGATGTGCTCCAGATTTACGACACACCGCAACGCGCCGAGGCCATTCGCCGCCGTTTCGGCCTACCGGTCTGGCAGGCCTGCGGGATCACCAGATCGGAAGATCTCCCACAGGCAACCGTCCTCGATGGTTTCGTGATCGAAGCACGTGCGGGCTCGCAGGCGACCAGACCTGGCGGTAATGGCCAGACTTTCGACTGGCGTTTGACGCGAGACTGGCCAGCCCCCGCGACGTGGCTGCTGGCCGGGGGTCTGACACCCGCAAACGTGGGGACCGCCATCGCGCAAAGTGGCGCACAGGCGGTGGATGTTTCGTCCGGGGTTGAAGCAAGCCTTGGCGTAAAGGATCCCGCGCTGATCCGAAAGTTCATTCAGGCTGCAAGAGGCTCTTGCCTTCCTGCCGGAAATTGA
- the pyrF gene encoding orotidine-5'-phosphate decarboxylase translates to MAATRLIVALDTQDMTQARQWATQLDGHVDAIKLGMEFTYAQGLDAIRQIADGRTLFLDLKLHDIPNTVAKGLTSLAPLQPAMLTIHASGGREMIRAAREAVDAAYPADRRPLILAVTVLTSMDAAALHDIGIDRTPQEQVVRLGQLAIEAGADGLVCSAQEIAPLRNALGRRPVLVVPGIRPAGSASDDQKRIMTPAQAARAGADWIVVGRPITRSPDPTAAASAIQAELADA, encoded by the coding sequence ATGGCAGCAACCCGGCTGATCGTCGCGCTTGACACGCAGGACATGACGCAGGCGCGACAATGGGCAACGCAGCTCGACGGCCATGTCGATGCGATCAAGCTGGGTATGGAATTTACCTATGCGCAAGGGCTGGATGCGATCCGTCAAATAGCGGACGGCCGCACCCTGTTCCTCGATCTCAAGCTGCATGACATCCCTAATACGGTCGCCAAGGGGCTGACAAGTCTCGCGCCGTTGCAGCCGGCCATGCTGACCATCCATGCATCGGGTGGCCGGGAGATGATCCGCGCGGCGCGTGAGGCGGTCGATGCGGCCTATCCGGCTGATCGTCGGCCGCTCATTCTGGCCGTTACGGTCCTGACGAGCATGGACGCTGCGGCATTGCACGATATCGGAATCGACCGAACGCCGCAGGAGCAGGTCGTGCGTCTCGGACAACTGGCGATCGAGGCCGGGGCGGACGGGCTCGTTTGTTCCGCGCAGGAGATTGCACCTTTGCGGAACGCCTTGGGCAGGCGCCCGGTGCTGGTCGTGCCGGGCATTCGACCGGCCGGTAGCGCCTCGGACGACCAGAAGCGCATCATGACGCCCGCCCAGGCCGCCCGAGCTGGCGCGGACTGGATTGTGGTGGGGCGACCGATTACACGCTCGCCCGACCCGACCGCCGCCGCTTCCGCCATCCAGGCCGAACTGGCTGACGCCTGA